ggaaagGTACATATTATAATagccccagcgggattcgaactcctgACTTACATTCGCCGTTAACATTCTAATCATTGTGCTACGCTCTTTGGTAACAATTTTTGGAAAAGAAAACGTAATAAAAATAAACCTGATTTTATAGTTTATTACGATCGGAAGTACGCCCTAATATGAAGGTGTCCCAAACCACCTTAatcttttatttgttaaaaacgaAGACTATTTTTAGCATTTTTCTTGCGTATAATTTAACAACCATTTATCTCGTCGATATCTATTTCAACACCAGAGTCAACCTATACATTAAGGCAAGTCCCGTGGGTATGAAGATAGATATATATCATTGCCGTTTTTTAAATATAGCTACTAAAAGTATAACTGACATTTATTCAGCTTAACAATGCTAAAAGGACCTTTAAAGTTAAAACGAATGCGTGCATGTACTTATACGTGATTACTCGATAGTGTAGTTTTCTGGCTTATCAGTTAAAAACTCTATAAACTACAATCGATTTTcctaagaaataaaaaagaaacacataGAGcctattaattaaaatatgtcttttGACGATACTGCTTTAAATGAATGTTTCATTTACACATGCTTACTCATAGAAATAAACAGTTCATGCTTAAGAAGACTgctatatttcaataaaaaatatttacatgtatatggttttaTATTAAGCTCCGTTGTTTTAAATAAGCAATTCCTAAAGCATTTGCTTTAAATAACTGTAACAGTAATATTTGAAGAATGGACGAAAACATGTGCTTTTAAATCATcatttacatgttaaaataATCAATTGGCCCcgtacaccccccccccctccgtaCATCCTTCCCCCTTGATCCGCCAATGGGGCTACACACTGCCAGACAAGAGGCGATAGTGatgaaagggaaataactctgatttcttttttttcatttctgatCAGGTGGTCACCACAAACATGATCAGTCATGTTTTGCATAAGGAACGCATATAGACAGTTATAAATTGTGTAAATTCTTCGTAATAAGGTTTGTTACCTAtctatatttgcattttaaccAATACATAAGTTGCTAGCTATGGgggtttaaacatttaattccAATTCCTACATTAGAAATGTTATAGCTTCTTTCGTTTTGAATAATATAATGTTAAGTAAACTAGTTTATCGAACGCAATTTTGTCAACTTGATTTATTataaatcaatgatttataaagTGAGACAGCTGTGTTAAAAGTGCCCCATAATTTGTATCAATGTCCGactgaataagaaaaaaagcaaaggagtcaacaattttatcaatttgttgtaaataGAACCAAACAAgctaaaaatgacgctggtctCGAGTTAAATATTCAccattgcgtagtcttagctcaaaaggaAGAacaatcttgttgatttcaaagagcaatggctgcgtagcctacaatgaaatagacaggccccCGTCACATAGCTGTTTGACACCAACTACCCAAATTCCAAGCTcttattaaaatggttctaaatgagaatcaaattaataaaatcgcCGATTCCTGTGGGGAAATGGGTGAAGtagatgaattttaaaaaaatcgttttaataACCAAATCAATTTCTAATATTCACTCTGACTACATACATGAAATCTTTTATCTTTATCAATGAACAATctgaagtttttaattttttttttcatagaacaACTATGGATCCTCATTCTAGTGCTCAGGATGTGCAccgatgtgacctttgtgagaccgcCATAGTACACAGCTACTGCGACTTTTGCCATGTCAACCTATGTAAACCCTGTATAATAGATCATATATTAGATGAATATGACAAACATAAGATAGTTCCTTTCCAGAAACGAAGATCAACCcttattcattcaaaatgtgAAACACATCCACACAGAAAATGTGAATTCCAGTGCAAGGATTACAATAATATGTTGGTTTGTTCTTCCTGCATGGCATCTAAACAGcacaagggacataactttgtAGAAGTTACAGAAGTTTACAAGACAAAGAAAgatgatattaaaaaagatacaaaagagttagaaaatcatatttcccctaCATATGAAGAAATTGCATTCGACTTAGAAAATCAGCTTGCCAGCCTTGATGGAGGATATGAGAAACTTGAAACATCGATGTCCAATCAAGGAGAgcaatggcacagagaaattGACTTCATtgtcaacaaaatgaaaactgaaatcagCAAAATAAAGGTAAAACACAAAGAACTTTTACAGaaacatttgaatgaaatcaaacagatacaGTCTCTTATAAAGGAAACACTGCATGCTTTAAGGAAAATTGAGGAGTCCACTGAAGTATCTCCTATCATTGAATACAGCTCTAAGATCAGAGAGTTTAGCAAGCTTCCACCCAAGGTTAAGGTATCACTGCCAACATTCATTCCAAAACCAATAGACCGCGAGAAGCTGTCTATTTGGTTTGGACATATAACACCATTATCTACTGCTACAGAAGAAAATATATTGTCACAAAACCAACCCTACACACCAAACAGAGAACTACTAGATGAACCTGAACTTGTTGCCACAATACAAACTGGGTATAGAAACCTATGTAGTGTCACCTGTGTAAATGAAGACATGATATGGACAAGTGGAATGAGTGCTAATATCAAATGCTTAGATATCAAAGGTTCAACACTTGACACAATCTTTACAAAATCAGGTATTTGGCCCAATGATATAGCTGTAGACAGTGATGGGAATCTACTGTACTCAGATAGAGGAACAAGAACAGTGTATAAAATAAAGAGAAGCCAGACAGAAGAGTTGGTCAGATTACAGGGATGGAGGCTATATAATCTGTGTGTCACCTCTACTGGTGATCTCCTGGTTACCATGTACAGTGATAATCAAACTGAATCCAAAGTTGTCCGTTACTCGGGATCTAAattgaaacaaacaattcaatttgatgatgaaggtaaacctctgtactcagggaattgttttatgaaatatatcacagagaacagaaaccatgacatctGTGTAGCAGACTATAAGGCTGATGCTGTGGTGGTAGTTAATCAGGACGGAAAACTCAGGTGGAGATACACCGCACATCCGTCAGTTAACAAGAACAAACCATTTCAACCAAGGggtatcacaacagacagtAAGAGTcgtatcctgacagcagacagtGACAACCACTCTATCCACATTCTGGATCAGAATGGACCGTTTCTTcgttacattgataactgttATCTGGAGGATCCAtttggtttatgtgtggacaataATGGCAATTTATTTGTGTGTGAGCTTTACAAAGgaaatgtaaagaaattcaaatatttaaaggagacatcatgaaatttaaaaatgtgatcTTCATCATCAAACAAAAGTGGCCTTTTCCTGTGtatattgaatttcattttttaaactttacctTCCTTATCTTGATGAAATGACAGATTCTGTTCGTTTATAACTTTAATaagatattttcaataaaaaattaaagtcttTAATCTTATTCCATTTCTAGTATTTGGAGCATTTCAGCATTTTTTGCACatacagctacatgtatattgtacttTATATTGACAAGAGGCGCGTCCGTTACTCAATTATCAGGACAGAAGTAGATTTCAAAGACATGTTGCTGTCCTACACAAGTTAACTAGCATATTTCTATCATTTAGGCATTCAGTGctcatatttatattcatattgatgTTTCTGTACTACAAATTTCTGTATCGTCGCTTTTTAGTCattaaatactgtggaatcattaaaatttcgtgagggccaattttcgtggatggcattaaattttacaggttcatgaggacgtaatttcgtgtattttcatatatctacaaaaggaaatatgactttattacccttaTTAacaattcgtggaggatgttatttcgtggatgagaggtaaccacgaattccacgaaaattgagccaccacgaaatctaatgattccacagtatgctTACATTCACTATCGTTCCTCCCATTTATTTACGCATAACATAAAAGACCCAATCATGAACTGAATCTGGAGCGTATGAATACGATATCCTTCAGGTATTTCTCGAAGACTCTACTCGCGACTGAAAACCGCTGATAAACATTTCATCgatttaataatatttgttaaCAGTTAAagtaatataatttattaattaattatcataCCAAAGGTTACATCCATCGGATAGCAGAATGAAAAGTTAGATTTTATAGCtttgtgcactatttttgtcagcatactTCGGCTGTTCCAATAGCTCTTATGTTAATGGCGCATTACTCTTAGAATAAGCTATGCagagattttgaaaaataattcataattgcGGAAAGggaaaacaagtattccttttaaaggaatgatcggcaataatgataaatagatagctagaagcaatcagcATGAtcaatttgatgtaaaataattttaaaatactgtatttttacaaaatatagaatattctgaatctgtacaccataatttcatcattataaaccgtcaacaaatgtaattttgaaataaaggggaaagccgttcgtaaactccttgtcttgttttatatttttagcgtaattattaaatgttaatgtatcttcttcttcttcagaatactcggtagggctcttcaaatagcattaacacgtatacaaagaaagagttgtattaaaataattcaatgcgactgaaaaacattgaatgccatcataacttgctattgaggtcgcattataacgtatcaagccgtcttcctatctactattatgcaacatcaatagatcgaggtcagttcatggagcatcttcttatgatcgaggtcagttcatcgaggtcaactgcattactgaatgaatctttcgatcgataTATTAtaacgcgtgagacaaaatgtgcattcttgaattaacaggtcgaactgtgtttaatgtatgtttgcatctcttaaggtaaatgaatggaaataaaactgagtaaagtgttatataaatactaaaccaaagcttcaagttttttaagaactacttatgcaagcagaatgtgtgcgcacgtggaagcatttgccggatgcctcatatggacacaatagtgatcggccgaagccgatcacaaaaatgtaaaaaaactagtagactaattgttctcgaacaattagaggtctttccacctgattgttttttttgtttgaaataagattgcttcaatagaataaactattttttctgcgttacttcattaaaaaaagtgtcaaacgattaagtttgcaattttttattgcttgacgaccttgacctttgacctttatgtcattttcatctgacaacgtagacgcttcaataccaagtggtccaatgtatctatgattattgattcaaaagttatttgtgtttttattgaatgttcgaaactttcaggggcaataactgctaaaaaGGAACTTTGGACCCTGTTGGTATGAATATATTGAAGAAGCGCCTAtgtatactgaatacattagtaaaagtttcaagtctctgtctctaacggttaatgagaagtagcgataacaagcattttgtacaataggggcatgATCTATAAATGTTACAAGGTAAGGGTTAAACGGTTATATTTTtgaatgtcttaagatgtcctactacatccatgaaaaactttttctctaccatcctaaacaaaagagatacaaaatttcattaattcaaaatttccaaatgaccttgacctttgacctttatgttattttgttcggccaaggtagacacttttatcccaagtggtccgaagtctctatgacaaataatataaaagttggaagtgattttatagaaatgaaaatactttcaggggcaataactactagaagtgggcctgaaaggtggaaagacctaaaaacataagaaatacaaaaggtctttcacctgaaaggtggaaagacctaacaACTCAAAACAGCAACGGaatgtgcaaacaaattttcataacgcccTAGCGCGCgtttttcattttgtatgcACACTCCGTTgtagttatgagaccacatctttcaaaaaaaataatgattaaatgcTTACATGTTGGTTACCTCTTCGTCAAGAATATGAAACACACAGAACAGctatattaacatgttattaaGTTCGCTTCCATGATCTAAATATATAGAGCCAGACAATTTGCGAGAAAACTCtttcattaatgaaaaaaatgtttcgtTAAAAGCTGCTTGCTCCGATTTTacattatcaattattttccataaaaacaatttatcttaaaaagttacaCACTTTTATCTATTTACACCAGCGCAATCGATCTCTTTTCAATCTGAGAAATATtcagagtaaataaaaaataatgtcttTATGCAgagatataaaatatgatatttatgtctctgcgtTATGATAGCACACAAAAAACCAAACCCAAATGCATCATGGGTATGTTTAGGAAAGGGAAACATTTGGTTTCATGTCCCTATTGACTGGGATTATTCAACCCGCATATTACAGTAAATTCCtcatattacgcgagtacttaattccgtgaccccactggtttgtatcaaatcgcaaggatataaaatcgcgaacgtaGAGCTTTGctctttatttcttatagttctcaactctaagaaaataatggcgagattttaaaatctgcgacGGGTGCTTCTCGCTATTTTACGCGAAAAAAAAAGTCCTCgtatttaattaggaatttactgTATGCATGGATtgtgaacaaaacaaaaccatagaaattgtttttaaaaatgtatatagaaGTATCTTTGATTGCCAAAACATTTCTGAAatcttattttctttaattattacgAATGTGTCCGTCAAAATATAATCATACCCTCCTCGACGTCGGGAACAATTCTTAATAAGGTGCGAAATGACGCGATACCCTTGTATGTAAAGAAATTGTGTATATCATTTTCCCGTTGTAATATGGTTTAATTGACCGTTAAAagtactgcaatgtctattattgaTATACAGATACTCAGCAAAACTATCATTTAAAAGGTACATGTGGCATCCACCTGATGACGGGATCATCACGCATCTATACCACCAAGATCTTAACATGTACTAAGTAAAATTCTAAAGGACTATTTATCAGTACTAGGCCTAATAGACCAATAAAGcatacattttataattatgGCTTTGTTTAATATACTTGGATAAACATTGCTGTGTATAGTACGAGccttcgggctttattagaTTTAATCACGCCCCAAAAtcatcatttcataaagatcaatgaatgattccttattccttagtTAATTAAACTACAGGTATgataattcaaattattttgaagataaaaatctattttgataTCCTCCGACTAATCATATTGCTGCAATTGAGGTGTTTCCTGTATTTCTTTACttatgatatatatatgatctcctttaccccccccccaccaccctCCCCGCCAAAAAATAAGAAACGCGAGAGGCCCACATGCATTGACGGTCACCTGAATAACATAGCCCTTAGATGAACATCTTAAGCTTCACtttaatgaatgaatgaatgaatggtAGCATTAAGAACACATATATCAATGCATTTAGTTCATTTCCCACGACTGTAAAAGTACAACAGCAAGTTTACACAATTTCAAACATTCACAATGTGGCCATATTGGTATATCAAGGACCTAAACCCGactcaggggtcatgaatttcacaatttgggTAGTGAACATCATACACAtacatttagattttttatttcaagtatACATATAGAAGaagagaagaatattttctaagatttcaaaaatgttcacaatgtggccatattggccccaatCCCTGACTGAGCGGCCAtgatgaatttcacaacttagGTGTCAGGTTTCTTAGGCATCAAAACCATATACATAGCTCTAATCcgacttttatttttcatatgttttaatggtaatttaatATGTTCCAACGGAACGCCACAGCTATCTTAATGATACACATTTACTCAAGACATTGTTATATTGTGTCTAATAACTACATCATTAAGTTAATGAGTCAAATGTagtaaaaacttaactttatgaAGATTTTCTCATACACAATGTCTTGTCCTAAAAGTACTATTATCAGTTGGTATTTTGTAAAGTATGAAACAGCTTATCTTAAAAAACTTGACTCATTAATCGAAcggtttaataaatattaaattttgaacaaattatttccttgatttaaaaaaacccgcATATTTTCTATGATTCAAAttgtatataacatatattcCAGTACAATCATCATTTAATAAGTTTTACCAAATCTAACAAGCACATTTAAAGAAAACCAAGGTGAAAATTGCATCTAAAATGTATAATTTCTATTGGGAGAGGCTGGTTCCTTTGTTAAATCATCCTTAATTAAATCTAAACATCCTTTTGGGGGGCAGATAACTTGAACAGGGAAGTCTTTTGTAAAGAGAGATCCATTGAAACGATAGATGAGTCGGAGAGAAAACAGGGGCATCACTGTGTCTTTTAATTCATCACTTCTTCATACATTTCACTGAAATTACACAACAACAAAGAATAAACTATGAACTAATGAGTaaacatttacacaaaaaaattcaaattgatttgAATTCATTTCTTTCCAGTCCAGTCTTATCCCAAAATTTTGATGTCAACCAAGGCTTAtacatgtgggttttttttttttttttttttttacaaattctaaatgtacatgtagctaaaaTGAGTGCACTGcactaaaaaaattataactgcttcctaaataaaatttgatttaaaacgtAACACGTCTTGTTTGTTTCCTATCACATGTTTGGTAACAATTATTCATCATTtcaaatgggtttttttatataCCGTATCTATTTTTATCCAACATGTAGTTTTTTATAGTACAACACTGCCAATGTTCTATCAAATAAGTCTGCaaatatttctgaataaaaaCTCCAAACATTTCGGATATCAAAACGCACTGTAATTAACTTTGAGTAACAGTGACTTTAATTCGCAATTCATAAAAGATACACTGATTCATTGAAACGGATTTCAAGACACAGCTTATGAAGTT
This genomic window from Crassostrea angulata isolate pt1a10 chromosome 8, ASM2561291v2, whole genome shotgun sequence contains:
- the LOC128158237 gene encoding uncharacterized protein LOC128158237, whose product is MDPHSSAQDVHRCDLCETAIVHSYCDFCHVNLCKPCIIDHILDEYDKHKIVPFQKRRSTLIHSKCETHPHRKCEFQCKDYNNMLVCSSCMASKQHKGHNFVEVTEVYKTKKDDIKKDTKELENHISPTYEEIAFDLENQLASLDGGYEKLETSMSNQGEQWHREIDFIVNKMKTEISKIKVKHKELLQKHLNEIKQIQSLIKETLHALRKIEESTEVSPIIEYSSKIREFSKLPPKVKVSLPTFIPKPIDREKLSIWFGHITPLSTATEENILSQNQPYTPNRELLDEPELVATIQTGYRNLCSVTCVNEDMIWTSGMSANIKCLDIKGSTLDTIFTKSGIWPNDIAVDSDGNLLYSDRGTRTVYKIKRSQTEELVRLQGWRLYNLCVTSTGDLLVTMYSDNQTESKVVRYSGSKLKQTIQFDDEGKPLYSGNCFMKYITENRNHDICVADYKADAVVVVNQDGKLRWRYTAHPSVNKNKPFQPRGITTDSKSRILTADSDNHSIHILDQNGPFLRYIDNCYLEDPFGLCVDNNGNLFVCELYKGNVKKFKY